A stretch of the Streptomyces sp. NBC_00078 genome encodes the following:
- a CDS encoding IS30 family transposase: protein MPPISLAEPTGRYLAFEEREEIAILRAMKKGVREIARALGRDPGTISRELRRNAATRGGKQEYRATVAQWKAQQAAKRPKTAKLTGNDRLREYVQDRLVGSVRRPDNTIVTGPRTPAWKGLNKPHRQDRRWATAWSPEQISHRLHVDFPDDESMRISHEAIYQALFIEGRGALKRELVTCLRTGRALRTPRARSRNKPQGHVTADVVLSERPAGAADRAVPGHWEGDLIIGTGRSAIGTLVERSSRSTLLVHLPRLEGWGERTPAKNGPSLGGYGAIAMNAALTTSMTQLPEQLRKTLTWDRGKELSGHAQFALDTGTKVFFADPHSPWQRPTNENTNGLLRQYFPKGTDLSRWSSTDLEAVALAINNRPRKILGWRTPAEVFEEQLRSLQQHGVASTG from the coding sequence ATGCCTCCGATCTCGTTGGCCGAGCCCACGGGCCGGTACCTTGCGTTCGAGGAGCGCGAGGAGATCGCGATCCTCAGGGCGATGAAGAAGGGCGTGCGCGAGATCGCCCGCGCCCTGGGGCGTGACCCCGGAACGATCTCTCGCGAACTGCGCCGCAACGCTGCCACGCGCGGCGGCAAGCAGGAGTACCGCGCGACGGTCGCCCAGTGGAAAGCACAGCAGGCCGCCAAGCGCCCGAAGACCGCGAAGCTCACAGGCAACGACAGGTTGCGTGAATATGTACAGGACCGGCTCGTCGGCAGCGTCCGCCGCCCCGACAACACGATCGTCACCGGGCCCAGGACGCCCGCATGGAAAGGGCTGAACAAGCCGCACCGCCAGGACAGAAGATGGGCGACGGCATGGAGCCCGGAACAGATCTCGCATCGCCTTCATGTCGACTTCCCCGATGATGAGTCCATGCGCATCAGCCACGAAGCGATCTACCAGGCGCTGTTCATCGAAGGCCGTGGCGCGCTCAAGCGGGAACTGGTCACGTGTCTGCGCACCGGCCGGGCGCTGCGGACTCCCCGTGCACGGTCACGGAACAAGCCGCAGGGGCATGTCACCGCGGACGTCGTCCTCAGTGAACGCCCCGCCGGGGCCGCAGACCGCGCGGTCCCCGGACACTGGGAAGGCGATTTGATCATTGGGACGGGCCGCTCCGCGATCGGCACGCTTGTCGAGCGCAGCAGCCGCTCCACACTCCTGGTGCACCTGCCCCGGCTGGAGGGCTGGGGGGAAAGGACACCCGCGAAGAACGGCCCCTCGCTCGGAGGCTATGGCGCGATCGCGATGAACGCGGCGCTCACCACGTCGATGACGCAGCTGCCCGAGCAGCTGCGCAAGACCCTCACTTGGGACCGAGGGAAGGAACTCTCTGGCCATGCCCAGTTCGCTCTCGACACCGGGACGAAGGTGTTCTTCGCCGATCCGCACTCGCCCTGGCAACGACCGACAAATGAGAACACGAACGGGCTGCTGCGTCAGTACTTCCCGAAGGGCACCGACCTCTCCCGGTGGTCGTCCACGGACCTCGAAGCCGTCGCCCTGGCAATCAACAACCGGCCCCGAAAAATCCTCGGTTGGCGGACACCGGCCGAGGTTTTCGAAGAGCAGCTACGCTCA